Part of the Benincasa hispida cultivar B227 chromosome 12, ASM972705v1, whole genome shotgun sequence genome is shown below.
TACTTGCCAAAATGAGCTTAGTTCAACTAGCATAAAACTTGTGCTATCAGCTTCTGTCAGAAGTTCAATTCTCCAACTCACATGTcgtaaaaaaattcaaacaaaaaaaagaacaggaactaaaaaaacaaaacaaaacaaaaaagccCCTCTTAACACACACTTCTGTTATGCTCATTACTGATTTCcatgttaaaatttttattagcTTATTTCTTAGATCGATGGCTCTTAATTTATAGTGCCTTTGAGGAAGGGACTAACTGAAGTATAATCAGAGACTAGGGGCACTATTATTACATTTTAAACCATATGTACCAAACGAAAACAATAACCGGGATAAGATGTGTATTTTCCCCCCCAAAGAGAAAGTGGAATTCATTGATCATTTATGCATTGTCAATATCGTAAaagttcatattaaaattatcatATAAAAGTTGGTTAGTTAAAGGGCACAGACCGAAGCTGGAAAAACTGTTGAAACCAGTTGAAACGAGTcagttccttttttttttttttttaatttgaatgacTTATTAGGCAGTTTGGTTCACTAGCAAACCTGAAAATTAGTCAGATCAGGTCAATTTGAATCAATATTACCCGTCGTTTTGGGCCAAAAATCAACCTGCTTATCACCCCCAGTTTAGTTATAAAGGAATTTAAGACATTCGAGAATGAAGAAAACTGGACATCTAATGCAAGGATAACGATTCAGGGCATGACTAAAATAATTGGTCTCAATAATAGGAGGGAAGTACCCAAAATTTGGCAGAAATTTTCTTCAAGGAGAACCACATAACAAgcaatcaaaagaaaaattcaCTCACAGACTTTACTTTTGACATATGAAGGGTGTGCGGCCACCATTCATGACGGTTCAAAATCATACCAGTATAAAGATGGAGCATTCTGCATGAGGATGTTACCACCAGCCACGACCCAGTAAAAGCCAAACAACCACCAAATTAACGATACCAGAGTGTTCACTGACTCACATCTTTTTGCAACACTGCCCATCGGTCAAGTCAATTACATgctaacaacttataaaacatCAAATCAATAATCAATAATCTATAAGTATAACTGAAGCAACATATGATAAATACAATTGCAAATGGGACCATAAGTAGGTATTGGAAAGAATTGAGGTGTGAAAGTACAACAGCAAACTGAAGAAAGGAAATCTAATTTAATCTTTAGTTatggaaagggaagaagatatTTTGTATTACATATGTGAACTAATAAAAGTATCTAGTGGCTTTTTCTTCACCCTTTTGTCTATCCCATCTATATATATAACCCCagcattattttctttttcctaaaaTCATAATTATACGTTATCCTTAGAATCAACTTTTCTGTTCATAAAGAATCCAGGGTCAATCATTTAAGACGCCAGAAATGCATGGATATGAATGATTTTCACATtttaaccaaaaataaaaaatacaacacTAAAATAATTTGCATTAGAAGGTGCTCAAACAAAGAACTGAATCATATTACAATGCTACAAACATTGCCTTCCCCAAGGTTTTTCCAAAGTTTTATTTATCTAATGCTAATCATCATTCATCTCGGTGAAGTTGCTCTATCATTCATACAatcaatacaaaatttaaaatcagaAAAGCCATCTTggtatcaaaaaaaaaaaaaaagaactccaCACGAGGAGCTGATTTCCAATACAACCAGTCAATGATCGACGGCCTCGTAATTCAATCAAAACCGAGCACAACCCAATATCTAAATTCAGTAAAAAGATCCAATGTTTGAGTTCAAGACCGTCACaattatatctagtagagagaACTGAAATTTTACTCACCCGGACAGATTCCTGTGGCTACCATCTTCATCATCGCTTTCATTAGTTACATATCCGTCAGGCTGCTGCTGTTGCTGCGTCTCCATATCCCTAGCCCTCCTCGCATTTCTCCTTCTGAACTCAAACCACACAAGCACGGTGTGCAGCAAGCACTGAGCCGCATAAACTACAATCCAAAGGCGAATTGGCGTATTGGGTTTTTCATCAGCGGAGTGAATAAGCACACCCAGCGAAACGAAAACGAAAGTTAAATTCCACATAATGTCAAGGGCTACCACAGGCTTAGAATAGCCCCAATCGATGCGGCGCTCTTCAAGTTCACGAGCTGCCGTCTCCCGAACCAGCATAGAAGTTCCACGGCGGCCAGTGGCGCGACCCAAGAGAAGGGCGAGGGGGCCGATGGGGGAAGTGGAGCCGTCAGAGTTGGAGGGCTGACGAGAGGGTAAGAGAGGGATCTGTTGGGCGGGAGGGTCCATGGAAGGAGGGAAGGATGGGGAAGACATGATCGGCGCCGGCGGCGAGAAGGAGAGTGGGTGGGAGAA
Proteins encoded:
- the LOC120067287 gene encoding E3 ubiquitin protein ligase RIE1-like isoform X4, coding for MSSPSFPPSMDPPAQQIPLLPSRQPSNSDGSTSPIGPLALLLGRATGRRGTSMLVRETAARELEERRIDWGYSKPVVALDIMWNLTFVFVSLGVLIHSADEKPNTPIRLWIVVYAAQCLLHTVLVWFEFRRRNARRARDMETQQQQQPDGYVTNESDDEDGSHRNLSGVAKRCESVNTLVSLIWWLFGFYWVVAGGNILMQNAPSLYWLAVVFLAFDVFFAVFCVVLACFIGIALCCCLPCIIAILYAVAGQEGATDADLSLLPKYRYQVSNEPSPGDGLMIPVETSSRYLTTERVLLREDAV
- the LOC120067287 gene encoding E3 ubiquitin protein ligase RIE1-like isoform X3, which gives rise to MSSPSFPPSMDPPAQQIPLLPSRQPSNSDGSTSPIGPLALLLGRATGRRGTSMLVRETAARELEERRIDWGYSKPVVALDIMWNLTFVFVSLGVLIHSADEKPNTPIRLWIVVYAAQCLLHTVLVWFEFRRRNARRARDMETQQQQQPDGYVTNESDDEDGSHRNLSGLAVVFLAFDVFFAVFCVVLACFIGIALCCCLPCIIAILYAVAGQEGATDADLSLLPKYRYQVSNEPSPGDGLMIPVETSSRYLTTERVLLREDAECCICLSQYEDGAELHALPCNHHFHYACITKWLKMNATCPLCKYNILKNSEPV
- the LOC120067287 gene encoding E3 ubiquitin protein ligase RIE1-like isoform X1 is translated as MSSPSFPPSMDPPAQQIPLLPSRQPSNSDGSTSPIGPLALLLGRATGRRGTSMLVRETAARELEERRIDWGYSKPVVALDIMWNLTFVFVSLGVLIHSADEKPNTPIRLWIVVYAAQCLLHTVLVWFEFRRRNARRARDMETQQQQQPDGYVTNESDDEDGSHRNLSGVAKRCESVNTLVSLIWWLFGFYWVVAGGNILMQNAPSLYWLAVVFLAFDVFFAVFCVVLACFIGIALCCCLPCIIAILYAVAGQEGATDADLSLLPKYRYQVSNEPSPGDGLMIPVETSSRYLTTERVLLREDAECCICLSQYEDGAELHALPCNHHFHYACITKWLKMNATCPLCKYNILKNSEPV
- the LOC120067287 gene encoding E3 ubiquitin protein ligase RIE1-like isoform X2; amino-acid sequence: MSSPSFPPSMDPPAQQIPLLPSRQPSNSDGSTSPIGPLALLLGRATGRRGTSMLVRETAARELEERRIDWGYSKPVVALDIMWNLTFVFVSLGVLIHSADEKPNTPIRLWIVVYAAQCLLHTVLVWFEFRRRNARRARDMETQQQQQPDGYVTNESDDEDGSHRNLSGCESVNTLVSLIWWLFGFYWVVAGGNILMQNAPSLYWLAVVFLAFDVFFAVFCVVLACFIGIALCCCLPCIIAILYAVAGQEGATDADLSLLPKYRYQVSNEPSPGDGLMIPVETSSRYLTTERVLLREDAECCICLSQYEDGAELHALPCNHHFHYACITKWLKMNATCPLCKYNILKNSEPV